One genomic window of Azospirillum sp. TSH58 includes the following:
- a CDS encoding GNAT family N-acetyltransferase — translation MADVTVERIDTLKTGDLHDLCDAADDAVKAGGGFGWVAPPAREIMERYWKGVLVVPERILFVGRLDGVIAGSAQLVKPARNNEAQAHAATLTTSFVAPWARGHGLARRLTVAVEEEARASGFRVLNLDVRETQSAAIALYEDLGFKRWGTHPFYALVDGNRLAGHFYVKDLTPDTLHDTP, via the coding sequence ATGGCCGACGTCACGGTCGAACGCATCGACACGCTGAAGACCGGCGACCTGCACGACCTGTGCGACGCCGCCGACGACGCCGTGAAGGCGGGGGGCGGCTTCGGCTGGGTGGCGCCGCCCGCCCGCGAGATCATGGAACGCTACTGGAAGGGCGTTCTGGTGGTGCCGGAGCGCATCCTGTTCGTCGGCCGGCTGGACGGCGTCATCGCCGGCTCCGCCCAGCTCGTCAAGCCGGCCCGCAACAACGAGGCGCAGGCCCACGCCGCCACCCTGACCACCAGCTTCGTCGCCCCCTGGGCGCGCGGCCACGGGCTGGCCCGCCGCCTGACCGTGGCGGTGGAGGAGGAGGCGCGGGCGTCCGGCTTCCGCGTGCTGAACCTCGACGTGCGCGAGACCCAGAGCGCGGCCATCGCGCTGTACGAGGATCTGGGCTTCAAGCGCTGGGGCACGCATCCCTTTTATGCGCTGGTGGACGGCAACAGGCTGGCCGGACATTTCTATGTGAAAGACCTCACCCCCGACACGCTTCACGACACGCCATAG
- the hisF gene encoding imidazole glycerol phosphate synthase subunit HisF, giving the protein MLKMRVIPCLDVKDGRVVKGVNFVDLIDAGDPVEQARVYDREGADELTFLDITASHENRDTIYDVVRRTAEQVFMPLTVGGGVRTVEDIRKLLLAGADKVSINTAAIHRPEFVQEAAEKFGAQCIVVAIDAKQVEPGRWEIFTHGGRKATGIDAIEWAKRMESYGAGEILLTSMDRDGTKSGFDLALTRKVADGLRIPVIASGGVGTLDHLVEGIREGHATAVLAASIFHFGTYTIGQAKAALADAGIPVRPARRVEASNV; this is encoded by the coding sequence ATGCTCAAGATGCGCGTCATCCCCTGCCTGGACGTCAAGGACGGGCGGGTCGTCAAGGGGGTCAACTTCGTCGATCTGATCGACGCCGGCGACCCCGTGGAGCAGGCCCGCGTCTATGACCGGGAGGGGGCGGACGAGCTGACCTTCCTCGACATCACGGCCAGCCACGAGAACCGCGACACCATCTACGACGTGGTGCGCCGCACCGCCGAGCAGGTGTTCATGCCGCTGACCGTCGGCGGCGGCGTGCGCACGGTCGAGGACATCCGCAAGCTGCTGCTGGCCGGCGCCGACAAGGTGTCGATCAACACCGCGGCCATCCACCGTCCGGAGTTCGTGCAGGAGGCGGCGGAGAAGTTCGGCGCCCAGTGCATCGTCGTCGCCATCGACGCCAAGCAGGTCGAGCCGGGCCGCTGGGAGATCTTCACCCACGGCGGGCGCAAGGCCACGGGCATCGACGCCATCGAATGGGCCAAGCGCATGGAGTCCTACGGCGCCGGCGAGATCCTGCTGACCTCGATGGACCGCGACGGCACCAAGAGCGGCTTCGACCTCGCCCTGACCCGCAAGGTGGCCGACGGCCTGCGCATTCCGGTGATCGCGTCCGGCGGCGTCGGCACGCTGGACCATCTGGTGGAGGGCATCCGCGAAGGCCACGCCACGGCGGTCCTGGCGGCCTCCATCTTCCATTTCGGCACCTACACCATCGGACAGGCCAAGGCGGCGCTCGCCGACGCCGGCATCCCGGTGCGCCCGGCGCGCAGGGTGGAGGCGTCCAATGTCTGA
- a CDS encoding S1C family serine protease, giving the protein MPTPGRLFPALAALLALAACMGGDLPQTRKAPPVARGSTEPVRFDGLSLGSMRRGMVTGRYVWALECWPPYEDVHWTSGRSLHENSTFQERFAEVLADAGYDVAGVQGSDYEAEFDRKRARYILRGDLRAVNSDLCRRRSWLTGRSEGVSGVGSLRVDWAVYDAVTGRLVHRVTTTGVARKDSGVPQGDVLLIEEAFGTAVEALGADPGFRAAVSRGGAIASSGPAIVSSGRGGVSTAPQRASSVAPVVSSGVAGVSSAPPDASSGPAVVSTAAVKSVMVDPGGASAGPAPFLEEARPPTLILRVADPLQGYADDPAARVSAATVRVGPEERKGRGIVLGELDGQSLLLTLDAGLDATVTVAPSRGVVLDGTVMARDVPGGIALVRVPARLRAAPLRLGDPAVSEPVMAVLSRGDDTAAGILAARRADPQAAPGVEATLLQADLTGPDPAPGDPLVDEAGNLLGVARSGPLPSGAHGLSAFVPVMEALARLGVEVTQLSPRSIPSRGIPAHDARLDGTRRPPT; this is encoded by the coding sequence ATGCCGACGCCCGGACGCCTTTTCCCGGCCCTCGCCGCCCTTCTGGCGCTGGCCGCCTGCATGGGCGGGGACCTGCCGCAGACCCGCAAGGCGCCGCCCGTCGCCCGCGGTTCGACGGAGCCGGTCCGCTTCGACGGCCTCTCGCTCGGCTCCATGCGTCGGGGCATGGTGACGGGACGCTATGTCTGGGCGCTGGAGTGCTGGCCGCCCTACGAGGACGTCCATTGGACCAGCGGGCGCAGCCTGCACGAGAACTCCACCTTTCAGGAGCGTTTCGCCGAGGTTCTCGCCGACGCCGGCTACGACGTGGCGGGCGTCCAGGGCAGCGACTACGAGGCGGAGTTCGACCGCAAGCGCGCCCGCTACATCCTGCGCGGCGACCTGCGCGCGGTGAACAGCGACCTGTGCCGCCGCCGGAGCTGGCTGACCGGCCGCAGCGAGGGCGTGTCGGGCGTCGGCAGCCTGCGGGTGGACTGGGCGGTCTACGACGCCGTGACGGGCCGGCTCGTCCACCGCGTCACCACCACCGGTGTCGCCCGCAAGGACAGCGGCGTGCCGCAGGGCGACGTTCTGCTGATCGAGGAGGCCTTCGGCACGGCGGTGGAGGCGCTGGGCGCCGACCCCGGCTTCCGCGCCGCGGTGTCGCGGGGCGGGGCGATAGCGTCAAGTGGCCCCGCCATAGTGTCAAGTGGCCGGGGGGGAGTGTCAACCGCCCCCCAGAGAGCGTCAAGTGTGGCCCCGGTAGTGTCAAGTGGGGTGGCGGGTGTGTCAAGTGCGCCCCCGGATGCGTCAAGTGGCCCGGCTGTGGTGTCAACCGCGGCGGTCAAATCTGTGATGGTCGATCCCGGCGGCGCCTCCGCCGGACCGGCTCCCTTCCTGGAGGAAGCCCGCCCTCCAACCCTGATCCTGCGCGTCGCCGACCCGCTCCAGGGCTACGCCGACGACCCCGCCGCCCGCGTGTCCGCCGCCACGGTTCGCGTCGGGCCGGAGGAACGCAAGGGCCGGGGGATCGTGCTGGGGGAGCTGGACGGCCAGTCGCTTCTGCTGACCCTCGACGCCGGGCTGGACGCCACCGTCACCGTCGCGCCCTCCCGCGGTGTCGTGCTGGACGGGACGGTCATGGCGCGCGACGTTCCGGGCGGCATCGCCCTGGTCCGCGTGCCGGCGCGGCTGCGCGCGGCCCCGCTGCGGCTCGGTGACCCGGCGGTCAGCGAGCCGGTGATGGCGGTGCTGAGCCGTGGCGACGACACGGCGGCGGGCATCCTGGCGGCCCGGCGCGCCGACCCGCAGGCGGCGCCGGGGGTGGAGGCCACGCTGCTCCAGGCCGACCTGACCGGGCCGGACCCGGCGCCGGGCGATCCGCTGGTCGACGAGGCTGGCAACCTGCTGGGCGTGGCCCGTTCGGGTCCGCTGCCAAGCGGCGCGCACGGCCTGTCCGCCTTCGTCCCGGTGATGGAGGCGCTGGCCCGCCTGGGGGTGGAGGTGACGCAGCTCTCCCCCCGGTCAATTCCGTCCCGTGGGATACCGGCCCATGACGCCAGACTTGACGGGACCCGCCGTCCCCCCACATAG
- a CDS encoding murein transglycosylase A produces MLSLPVVRLSAAAVLAAAFLIGCERKEEEAKAPPPPPPEKLVLTPVAFSALPGWNADRVAEAVPAFQRSCAKVRALAADRSIGPDGVGGKAADWQGPCAELAKLPPGDDAAARAYFETWFTPYAAANNAERRGLFTGYYEVELKGSRTADPAFPVPLYKRPADLVMVDLGEFADRWKGERIAGRVTAGRLKPFEDRAAIEAGALSGKGLELVWLQDPIATFFLHIQGSGRVSFPDGTETRVGYAAQNGHKYVAIGRELIDRGALKREEVSLQTIRAWLQANPGEAAALMNKNPSYVFFQELKGEGPNGAQNVALTPGRSLAIDSKFLPYGVPVWLDAEDPLDARTPLRRLLIAQDTGGAIRGPVRGDVFWGHGPEAEAKAGVMKSAGEYYVLLPKTVAPAS; encoded by the coding sequence ATGCTCTCTCTTCCGGTTGTTCGTCTCAGCGCCGCGGCAGTCCTTGCCGCGGCGTTTCTCATTGGCTGCGAGCGGAAGGAGGAGGAGGCCAAGGCGCCGCCGCCCCCGCCGCCCGAGAAGCTGGTCCTCACCCCCGTCGCCTTCAGCGCGCTGCCCGGCTGGAACGCCGACCGCGTGGCGGAGGCCGTCCCGGCCTTCCAGCGCTCCTGCGCGAAGGTCAGGGCGCTGGCCGCCGACCGCTCCATCGGCCCGGACGGGGTCGGCGGCAAGGCGGCGGACTGGCAGGGCCCTTGCGCCGAGCTGGCCAAGCTGCCGCCCGGCGACGATGCCGCGGCACGCGCCTATTTCGAGACGTGGTTCACCCCCTACGCCGCGGCCAACAACGCCGAGCGGCGCGGCCTCTTCACCGGCTATTACGAGGTCGAGCTGAAGGGCAGCCGGACGGCGGACCCGGCCTTTCCGGTGCCGCTCTACAAGCGTCCGGCCGATCTGGTGATGGTCGATCTCGGCGAGTTCGCCGACCGCTGGAAGGGCGAGCGCATCGCCGGGCGCGTCACCGCGGGCCGGCTGAAGCCCTTCGAGGACCGCGCGGCCATCGAGGCCGGCGCGCTGAGCGGCAAGGGGCTGGAACTGGTCTGGCTGCAGGACCCCATCGCCACCTTCTTCCTGCACATCCAGGGATCGGGCCGCGTCAGCTTCCCCGACGGGACCGAGACGCGCGTCGGCTACGCCGCCCAGAACGGCCACAAATACGTAGCCATCGGGCGGGAGCTGATCGACCGCGGCGCCCTGAAGCGGGAGGAGGTGTCGCTCCAGACCATCCGCGCTTGGCTCCAGGCCAACCCCGGCGAGGCGGCGGCGCTGATGAACAAGAACCCCTCCTACGTCTTCTTCCAGGAGCTGAAGGGGGAGGGGCCGAACGGCGCCCAGAACGTCGCCCTGACGCCGGGACGCAGCCTCGCCATCGATTCCAAGTTCCTGCCCTACGGCGTGCCGGTCTGGCTGGACGCCGAGGACCCGCTGGACGCCCGGACGCCGCTGCGCCGCCTGCTGATCGCCCAGGACACCGGCGGCGCCATCCGCGGCCCGGTCCGCGGCGACGTCTTCTGGGGCCACGGTCCGGAGGCGGAGGCGAAGGCCGGCGTGATGAAAAGCGCCGGGGAATACTACGTCCTGCTGCCCAAGACGGTCGCCCCGGCGAGCTGA
- the hslV gene encoding ATP-dependent protease subunit HslV: MTSHDPIQWHGTTILSVRKNGQVVIAGDGQVSVGQTVMKSNARKVRWLAGGTVMGGFAGATADALTLFERLETKLEKHPGQLLRACVEMAKDWRTDRYLRRLEAMMAVADRNVSLILTGNGDVLEPEDGLIGIGSGGAYALSAARALVDVDGLDAEAVARKAMKIAAGICVYTNENVTLEKL; the protein is encoded by the coding sequence ATGACTTCCCACGATCCCATCCAGTGGCACGGCACCACCATCCTCTCGGTCCGCAAGAACGGGCAGGTGGTCATCGCCGGCGACGGCCAGGTGTCCGTCGGCCAGACGGTCATGAAATCGAACGCCCGCAAGGTGCGCTGGCTCGCCGGCGGCACGGTGATGGGCGGCTTCGCCGGCGCCACCGCCGACGCGCTGACCCTGTTCGAGCGGCTGGAGACCAAGCTGGAGAAGCACCCCGGCCAGCTCCTGCGCGCCTGCGTGGAGATGGCCAAGGACTGGCGCACCGACCGCTACCTGCGCCGGCTGGAGGCCATGATGGCCGTGGCCGACCGCAACGTCAGCCTGATCCTGACCGGCAACGGCGACGTGCTGGAGCCGGAGGACGGCCTGATCGGCATCGGCTCCGGCGGCGCCTACGCCCTGTCGGCGGCGCGCGCGCTGGTCGACGTCGATGGTCTGGACGCGGAGGCCGTGGCCCGCAAGGCGATGAAGATCGCCGCCGGCATCTGCGTCTACACCAACGAGAACGTCACGCTCGAAAAGCTCTAA
- the hisA gene encoding 1-(5-phosphoribosyl)-5-[(5-phosphoribosylamino)methylideneamino]imidazole-4-carboxamide isomerase: MIIYPAIDLKDGACVRLLRGEMSQATVFNTEPADQARLFESQGFEWLHLVDLNGAFEGKPVNGKAVESILGAVTIPVQLGGGIRDLKTIAMWLEKGVSRVILGTVALREPELVREACKEFPGKVAVGIDAREGYVAVAGWAETSTIKALDLALKFEDSGVAAIIYTDINRDGAMGGVNVEATSDLAFHLTTPVIASGGVSSIDDLIALKKEEDTGIQGVICGRALYDGRIDPKTALDLLSPAPVTGKAG, encoded by the coding sequence ATGATCATCTATCCCGCCATCGACCTCAAAGACGGTGCCTGCGTTCGGCTGCTGCGCGGCGAGATGAGCCAGGCGACCGTCTTCAACACCGAACCCGCCGACCAGGCCCGCCTGTTCGAAAGCCAGGGCTTCGAATGGCTGCATCTGGTCGATCTGAACGGCGCCTTCGAGGGCAAGCCGGTCAACGGCAAGGCGGTCGAGAGCATCCTGGGCGCCGTGACCATCCCGGTGCAGCTGGGCGGCGGCATCCGCGACCTGAAGACCATCGCCATGTGGCTGGAGAAGGGCGTCAGCCGCGTCATCCTCGGCACCGTCGCCCTGCGCGAGCCGGAGCTGGTCCGCGAGGCCTGCAAGGAGTTCCCCGGCAAGGTCGCGGTGGGCATCGACGCGCGCGAGGGCTACGTGGCCGTCGCCGGCTGGGCCGAGACCTCGACCATCAAGGCGCTGGATCTGGCGCTGAAGTTCGAGGACAGCGGTGTGGCCGCCATCATCTACACCGACATCAACCGCGACGGCGCCATGGGCGGCGTGAACGTCGAGGCGACCTCCGACCTCGCCTTCCACCTGACCACCCCGGTGATCGCGTCGGGCGGCGTCTCCTCCATCGACGATCTGATCGCGTTGAAGAAGGAGGAGGACACCGGCATCCAGGGCGTCATCTGCGGCCGCGCGCTCTACGACGGGCGCATCGATCCGAAGACGGCGCTCGACCTGCTCTCCCCCGCCCCCGTCACCGGAAAGGCCGGCTGA
- the hisH gene encoding imidazole glycerol phosphate synthase subunit HisH, translating into METVALIDYGSGNLRSAAKALERAAAECHASFQVLVTSDADAVRKADRVVLPGVGAFADCKRGLSEVPGMLDALDEVVHGKGRPFLGICVGMQLMAERGREYGVTEGLGWIKGEVVRLEPADPALKIPHMGWNELDVRREHPLLAGLPERAHAYFVHSYRFAVERPEDVIASADYGGPFAAVVGRDNLVGTQFHPEKSQETGLALVANFLTWRV; encoded by the coding sequence ATGGAAACCGTTGCGCTGATCGATTACGGCTCCGGCAACCTGCGTTCCGCCGCCAAGGCTCTGGAGCGCGCGGCGGCGGAGTGCCACGCCTCCTTCCAGGTCCTGGTGACCTCCGACGCCGACGCCGTGCGCAAGGCCGACCGCGTCGTCCTGCCGGGCGTGGGCGCCTTCGCCGACTGCAAGCGCGGCCTGTCGGAGGTCCCCGGCATGCTCGACGCGCTGGACGAGGTGGTGCACGGCAAGGGCCGCCCCTTCCTGGGCATCTGCGTCGGCATGCAGCTGATGGCGGAACGCGGGCGCGAATACGGCGTGACCGAGGGGCTGGGCTGGATCAAGGGCGAGGTGGTGAGGCTGGAGCCCGCCGACCCGGCGCTGAAGATCCCGCACATGGGCTGGAACGAGCTGGACGTGCGGCGGGAGCATCCGCTGCTGGCCGGGCTGCCGGAGCGGGCGCACGCCTATTTCGTCCACTCCTACCGCTTCGCCGTGGAGCGGCCGGAGGACGTGATCGCCAGCGCCGATTACGGCGGACCCTTCGCCGCGGTGGTCGGGCGCGACAATCTGGTCGGCACCCAGTTCCACCCGGAAAAGAGCCAGGAGACCGGCCTCGCCCTGGTCGCCAACTTCCTGACCTGGCGGGTCTGA
- a CDS encoding phosphoribosyl-ATP diphosphatase, protein MSEDKKAVNAEVLDRLYATVQARKGADPETSYTAKLFHRGTAKIAQKVGEEAVETVIEAVRGDKAAMASESADLLYHLMVLWADAGLEPAEVWEKLAQREGTSGIAEKKARKA, encoded by the coding sequence ATGTCTGAGGACAAGAAGGCCGTCAACGCCGAGGTCCTGGACCGGCTCTACGCCACCGTCCAGGCGCGCAAGGGCGCCGATCCGGAGACCTCCTACACCGCCAAGCTGTTCCACCGCGGCACCGCCAAGATCGCCCAGAAGGTCGGCGAGGAGGCGGTGGAAACGGTCATCGAGGCGGTGCGCGGCGACAAGGCGGCGATGGCCTCGGAATCGGCGGACCTGCTCTATCACCTGATGGTGCTGTGGGCCGACGCCGGTCTGGAGCCCGCCGAGGTGTGGGAGAAGCTGGCCCAGCGCGAGGGCACCAGCGGCATCGCCGAGAAGAAGGCGCGCAAGGCTTAA
- the hisB gene encoding imidazoleglycerol-phosphate dehydratase HisB: MDQSLANGVRRASIERNTTETRIRVAVNLDGTGVYDVKTGVGFLDHMLEQLSRHSLMDLSVAAEGDLHIDAHHTTEDSGIAIGQAVAKALGDRKGIQRYGHAYIPMDETLTRVALDFSNRPYLIWKVSFSRDKIGDMDTELFREWFQAFAMAAGVTLHVECLYGENNHHIVESCYKALARALRAGIEIDPRKRDAVPSTKGTLGGSL; encoded by the coding sequence ATGGACCAGAGCCTTGCCAATGGCGTCCGCCGCGCCTCGATCGAGCGGAACACCACCGAAACCCGGATCCGGGTCGCCGTGAATCTGGACGGCACCGGCGTCTATGACGTGAAGACCGGCGTCGGCTTCCTCGACCACATGCTGGAGCAGCTGTCGCGCCACAGCCTGATGGACCTGTCGGTGGCGGCGGAGGGCGATCTGCACATCGACGCCCACCACACGACCGAGGACAGCGGCATCGCCATCGGACAGGCGGTGGCGAAGGCGCTGGGCGACCGCAAGGGCATCCAGCGCTACGGCCACGCCTACATCCCGATGGACGAGACGCTGACCCGCGTCGCGCTGGACTTCTCCAACCGGCCCTACCTGATCTGGAAGGTGTCCTTCAGCCGCGACAAGATCGGCGACATGGACACCGAGCTGTTCCGCGAGTGGTTCCAGGCCTTCGCCATGGCCGCGGGCGTGACGCTGCACGTCGAATGCCTCTATGGCGAGAACAACCACCACATCGTGGAAAGCTGCTACAAGGCGCTTGCCCGCGCGCTGCGGGCCGGGATCGAAATCGACCCGCGCAAGCGCGACGCCGTGCCCTCCACCAAGGGGACGCTGGGCGGCTCCCTCTAA
- a CDS encoding histidine triad nucleotide-binding protein, producing MAKTYDPNNVFARILRGEIPCKKVLETEHALAFHDINPQAPTHILVIPKGAYVDMDDFSARATEAEIAGLFRAVGEVARGAGAAEPGYRILSNCGEDANQEVPHLHIHVFAGRRLGPMITQG from the coding sequence ATGGCCAAGACCTACGATCCCAACAACGTCTTCGCCCGCATCCTGCGCGGCGAGATCCCGTGCAAGAAGGTCCTGGAGACCGAGCACGCGCTGGCCTTCCACGACATCAACCCGCAGGCCCCGACGCACATCCTGGTGATCCCGAAGGGCGCCTACGTCGATATGGACGATTTCAGCGCCCGCGCGACGGAGGCGGAGATCGCCGGCCTGTTCCGCGCGGTTGGCGAGGTTGCCCGCGGCGCCGGCGCCGCCGAGCCCGGTTACCGCATCCTGTCCAACTGCGGCGAGGATGCGAACCAGGAGGTTCCGCACCTGCACATCCACGTCTTCGCCGGTCGCCGCCTCGGCCCGATGATCACCCAGGGGTGA
- a CDS encoding DUF1206 domain-containing protein: MTPLERQIDRLNEIEGLARLGYAARGLVYLIVGWFAVTAAYGSNRPTDTKGALVELFQHPFGSVLLALTALGLAGYALWRVMQAVLDVDHAGTSPKGLVVRAGFAVAGVIHAGLAVFAIKLLAGRGGGSGDGEAAAHDWTAWLLTKPMGRVLVAAVGAAIIGAAIAHAVKAYKASFRRELDADPNTMKVICPIGRFGFAAKGLVFAVVGSFFMVAAWQSDSSESGGLLKALQFLQQQPYGPWLLGVVAAGLFAFGAFSVVQAVYCRIDGEAAERQIRAMV, encoded by the coding sequence ATGACCCCGCTCGAACGCCAAATCGACAGGCTCAATGAAATCGAAGGGCTGGCGCGGCTCGGCTACGCCGCGCGCGGCCTCGTCTATCTGATCGTCGGCTGGTTCGCCGTCACGGCGGCCTATGGCAGCAACCGGCCGACCGACACCAAGGGCGCGCTGGTCGAGCTGTTCCAGCACCCCTTCGGCTCCGTCCTGCTGGCGCTGACCGCCCTTGGTCTGGCCGGCTACGCGCTGTGGCGGGTCATGCAGGCGGTGCTGGACGTCGATCATGCCGGGACCTCGCCCAAGGGGCTGGTGGTCCGCGCCGGCTTCGCCGTCGCCGGGGTGATCCACGCCGGTCTGGCGGTCTTCGCCATCAAGCTTCTGGCCGGGCGCGGCGGGGGCAGCGGCGATGGCGAGGCGGCAGCGCACGACTGGACGGCGTGGCTGCTCACCAAGCCGATGGGCCGCGTCCTGGTCGCCGCGGTGGGGGCCGCCATCATTGGCGCGGCCATCGCCCACGCCGTCAAGGCCTACAAGGCCAGCTTCCGCCGTGAACTGGACGCCGACCCGAACACCATGAAGGTGATCTGCCCGATCGGCCGCTTCGGCTTCGCCGCCAAGGGGCTGGTCTTCGCGGTGGTCGGCAGCTTCTTCATGGTGGCGGCGTGGCAGTCGGACTCGTCGGAGTCCGGCGGGCTGCTCAAGGCTCTGCAGTTCCTTCAGCAGCAGCCCTACGGTCCCTGGCTGCTCGGGGTGGTGGCCGCCGGGCTGTTCGCCTTCGGCGCCTTCAGCGTTGTCCAGGCCGTCTATTGCCGCATCGACGGCGAAGCGGCGGAGCGGCAGATCCGCGCCATGGTGTGA